The following proteins are encoded in a genomic region of Ostrea edulis chromosome 7, xbOstEdul1.1, whole genome shotgun sequence:
- the LOC125655736 gene encoding type-1 angiotensin II receptor A-like has product MKLKDFLWNNLIMNTTWNASDNDANPDVTLDKSRQALKLFIWKYYDSSSLQGLAVFILLIGTIGLIGNAITVVKILFDKKFHKPTYAAIGCLAVPDFCMIIVSYLAGFTNIDSYLRFNFPCEQYLISMCDLFDGVFYLAYFSSLGHVICLFTVRYLLTVHPLQSRKHVTASVVTGSSGMMWCISFVLSITAVSIIKLNVHLTTDESYFAMAILRAVVGFIPVCIIVTLHCLKLKTLRNSSVRTGIRNRMNLVIAVILLVFTSYQIFVIFFPILWVLDMTFNLEKSAENTFYTVMELFGFLHFSCNPYIYFFISFCSK; this is encoded by the coding sequence atgaaattaaaagattttctgtGGAATAACCTGATAATGAATACAACATGGAATGCCTCTGATAACGATGCGAACCCCGATGTAACTCTAGATAAATCAAGGCAGGCGTTAAAGCTCTTTATATGGAAATATTACGATTCTTCGTCTCTGCAAGGATTggctgtgtttattttactcaTTGGGACGATCGGACTGATTGGAAATGCCATTACAGTCGTCAAAATTTTGTTCGACAAGAAATTCCATAAACCGACATATGCTGCCATAGGATGTCTAGCTGTCCCTGATTTCTGTATGATCATAGTCAGTTATCTCGCTGGCTTCACAAATATTGACTCGTATTTGCGCTTTAACTTCCCATGTGAACAATATTTGATTTCCATGTGCGATTTATTTGATGGTGTGTTTTATTTAGCTTACTTTAGTTCCCTTGGTCATGTTATCTGTTTATTCACCGTCCGATATTTATTAACTGTACACCCCTTACAGAGTAGGAAACACGTGACAGCttcggtcgtcaccggaagttcaGGAATGATGTGGTGTATTAGTTTCGTATTGTCCATTACGGCAGTGtcaataattaaattaaatgtacatcttaCAACAGATGAATCCTACTTTGCCATGGCTATTCTGAGAGCTGTTGTAGGATTCATTCCAGTGTGCATCATAGTTACTCTGCATTGTCTAAAATTGAAAACACTCAGGAATTCATCTGTGCGCACCGGTATTCGGAACCGAATGAATCTTGTCATTGCAGTGATTCTATTAGTTTTTACTTCCTATCAAATCTTTGTTATATTCTTTCCCATTTTATGGGTACTTGACATGACTTTTAACCTGGAAAAGTCCGCAGAAAATACATTTTACACAGTTATGGAACTTTTTGGATTTCTGCATTTTTCATGCAATccttatatttacttttttatttCGTTTTGTTCAAAATAA